Proteins found in one Alicyclobacillus cycloheptanicus genomic segment:
- a CDS encoding IS3 family transposase: MHRYRSKFPVEKMCKVLGVSRSGYYAWRGRPESERTKRRKRITKRIYQVFVKSRRLYGSPKITQVLRQEGERISQKTVAKIMRENELRSRTVRTYKATTYSNHDYPVQENVLNQEFVAERPNQVYMADITYVPTAEGWLYVASLMDLYSRKIVGWRADSRMTKGAVHRSAGAGV; the protein is encoded by the coding sequence ATCCACAGATACCGCTCCAAGTTTCCGGTTGAGAAGATGTGCAAAGTGTTGGGAGTATCTCGGAGCGGTTACTACGCGTGGCGCGGGCGTCCAGAGAGTGAACGGACAAAGCGTCGCAAACGAATCACCAAGCGGATCTATCAAGTGTTCGTGAAATCCCGCCGGCTGTATGGCAGCCCGAAAATTACGCAGGTCTTACGCCAAGAGGGCGAACGCATTAGTCAGAAGACCGTTGCCAAGATTATGCGGGAGAATGAACTCAGGAGCCGTACCGTGCGCACATACAAAGCGACCACGTACTCGAACCACGATTATCCTGTTCAGGAGAACGTGCTCAATCAGGAATTCGTGGCGGAGCGCCCCAACCAGGTGTACATGGCAGACATTACCTACGTGCCGACGGCTGAGGGATGGCTCTACGTGGCGAGCCTGATGGACTTGTACAGCCGTAAAATCGTTGGCTGGCGTGCAGATTCGCGGATGACCAAGGGAGCTGTGCATCGCAGCGCTGGAGCAGGCGTATGA
- a CDS encoding flavin reductase family protein, which produces MAEVLDGNTFRRAMGLFATGVTVITTEVNHEIHAMTANAFSSVSLHPPLILVCLNRGTKMERHLQHSARFAVNFLADDQERLSRHFAGGQGNDRAPDFSFSTFAGTPRLDGTLATVACAVHRVLDGGDHVIVLGQVQDIVIDESEPGPLLFWKGKYHNLDKPVAHM; this is translated from the coding sequence ATGGCAGAGGTGCTTGACGGGAACACGTTCCGGCGCGCGATGGGTTTATTCGCAACCGGCGTGACTGTGATTACAACGGAAGTAAATCATGAAATCCACGCTATGACTGCAAACGCTTTCTCTTCTGTCTCTTTACATCCGCCATTGATTCTTGTGTGTCTGAACCGGGGGACAAAGATGGAGCGTCATCTGCAACACAGCGCTCGGTTTGCGGTGAACTTCCTGGCCGATGACCAGGAACGTCTGTCGCGGCACTTTGCGGGCGGTCAGGGCAACGACCGGGCGCCGGATTTTTCGTTTTCCACGTTCGCGGGGACGCCGCGGCTGGACGGCACTTTGGCGACGGTGGCGTGTGCAGTGCACCGTGTGCTGGACGGCGGCGACCACGTCATTGTGCTCGGTCAGGTGCAAGACATCGTGATCGACGAATCTGAACCGGGCCCTTTGTTGTTCTGGAAGGGCAAGTATCACAACCTCGACAAGCCAGTGGCGCACATGTAA
- a CDS encoding IS3 family transposase encodes MSGSMSRKGNCFDNACIESFHSVLKRELVYLEKFETREQAKKRIFEYIEVWYNRERIHSSTAYMSPVEYERRYFQALREQVS; translated from the coding sequence ATGTCTGGAAGCATGAGTCGCAAGGGAAATTGTTTTGACAACGCGTGTATCGAGTCGTTTCACAGCGTACTCAAGCGTGAGCTTGTATATCTGGAAAAGTTTGAGACTCGAGAGCAAGCAAAGAAGCGGATTTTCGAGTACATCGAAGTGTGGTACAACCGGGAGCGCATTCACTCATCGACGGCTTACATGTCGCCGGTTGAATATGAAAGAAGATATTTCCAGGCGCTGAGAGAACAAGTGAGCTAG
- the hpaB gene encoding 4-hydroxyphenylacetate 3-monooxygenase, oxygenase component produces the protein MGARTGKDYIERLDSQPHDIWIGGKKVEGKLSEHPAFKNVIRSMAQLYDMQHDPQLQDEMTYEENGVRYGTTFLVPRTKEDLVKRRKAMKRWADWTGGMMGRSPDYLNSALMAMSQAPAYFAQNNPAFGSNIQAYYEYVRENDLSLTHTLINPQVNRSRAASQAENQNVAAHVVDKNSQGVVIRGARLLATQGPITDEIMVFPSTLLKGTEEDNPYSFAFAIPNSTPGLRYICRETFDYGKSHYDHPLGSRFEEMDAVVVFDDVLVPWDRVFLLEDAKLCNELHMKTHATIHMTYQVLQKNIAKAEFILGIAESIVDAIGIGQFQHVQEKVAEIALAVETMKAFVRASEADAAVDEWGVMTPAWAPLNAARHIFPKTYPRLVEIIQLLGASGLMAIPEEADLHSDIRPDIDKYLVARNLEAEERLRLFRLAWDASLSAFGSRQVLYERYFFGDPVRMASVYYSTYDKSPMVERVKALLHRDDPYDC, from the coding sequence ATGGGAGCTAGAACCGGCAAAGACTACATCGAACGACTCGACAGCCAGCCGCATGACATCTGGATCGGCGGCAAGAAGGTCGAGGGCAAACTCTCTGAGCATCCGGCGTTCAAAAACGTGATTCGCAGCATGGCGCAGCTGTACGACATGCAGCACGACCCGCAGCTGCAAGACGAGATGACGTATGAGGAAAACGGGGTTCGCTATGGCACGACCTTCTTGGTGCCGCGGACGAAAGAAGACCTCGTCAAGCGCCGCAAAGCGATGAAGCGCTGGGCAGACTGGACGGGGGGCATGATGGGCCGTTCGCCGGATTACCTGAACAGCGCCCTGATGGCCATGAGCCAGGCGCCCGCATACTTTGCGCAAAACAATCCGGCGTTCGGCAGCAACATCCAGGCGTACTACGAGTACGTCCGGGAGAATGACCTGAGCCTGACGCACACCTTGATTAACCCGCAGGTCAACCGCAGCCGGGCGGCGAGCCAGGCGGAGAACCAAAATGTGGCGGCGCACGTCGTCGACAAGAACAGCCAGGGCGTGGTCATCCGCGGAGCGCGGCTGCTGGCGACGCAGGGACCCATCACGGACGAAATCATGGTCTTCCCCTCCACCCTGCTGAAAGGTACGGAGGAGGACAACCCGTACTCGTTTGCGTTTGCGATCCCCAATTCAACCCCGGGACTCCGCTACATTTGCCGTGAGACCTTCGACTATGGGAAGTCGCACTACGACCATCCACTCGGATCACGATTTGAAGAAATGGACGCCGTCGTGGTGTTCGACGATGTGCTGGTGCCTTGGGATCGTGTGTTTCTGCTGGAGGATGCGAAACTGTGCAATGAGCTGCACATGAAAACCCACGCGACCATTCACATGACCTACCAGGTGCTGCAGAAGAACATCGCCAAGGCGGAGTTTATCCTCGGCATCGCGGAGAGCATTGTCGATGCGATTGGCATTGGGCAGTTCCAGCATGTGCAGGAAAAGGTAGCGGAAATCGCCTTGGCCGTGGAGACGATGAAAGCGTTTGTGCGGGCGTCGGAGGCGGATGCGGCGGTCGACGAATGGGGCGTCATGACACCGGCTTGGGCACCGCTGAACGCCGCCCGGCACATCTTCCCGAAGACGTACCCGCGCCTGGTCGAAATCATTCAGCTGCTCGGCGCAAGCGGTTTGATGGCGATTCCCGAAGAGGCCGACTTGCACAGCGACATCCGGCCCGATATCGACAAGTACCTAGTCGCGCGCAACCTTGAGGCAGAGGAGCGCCTGCGCCTCTTCCGGCTGGCCTGGGACGCATCGCTCAGCGCGTTCGGATCACGGCAGGTCCTCTACGAACGCTACTTCTTCGGCGACCCGGTGCGCATGGCGAGTGTGTACTACAGCACGTATGACAAGTCGCCCATGGTGGAGCGCGTCAAAGCGCTGCTGCATCGAGACGACCCGTACGACTGTTGA
- a CDS encoding transposase yields the protein MENGKTATQVARELGVSQKTLYGWISKYREDSSAPFVGSGNLRPEAKALRDLERENRDLREENAILKKRS from the coding sequence ATGGAGAACGGGAAGACAGCGACCCAGGTGGCCCGAGAGTTGGGGGTATCACAAAAGACGCTGTATGGCTGGATTTCCAAGTATCGAGAGGATTCATCAGCCCCGTTTGTAGGGAGCGGAAATCTGAGGCCAGAAGCAAAGGCGCTGCGTGATCTGGAGCGAGAGAATCGGGATTTGAGAGAGGAGAATGCAATCTTAAAAAAACGCTCATGA
- a CDS encoding IS3 family transposase, which yields MIARAFGLNRTYCYSLLKPPVPKPKRPSVDKDALVKQWIRKLCEEFPTYGYRRIQVMLRRRYNLRVNHKRVYRLMKEMGLLVKTPRRGASRAKRRGKIPVTRSNEHFQCDMTKVWCGKDGWGYLFAVIDAYDREIVGYSFSRFCRTEDLLKAVDMALNYRFPNGVQGAGLTLRTDNGCQMTSRRFIQAMKACQINHERTGYNNPDADGYIERFFRSLKEEEVWLQEYSSFTEAKAAIESYIHFYNTDRPHSALGYRSPSEFRNWKMQQNAA from the coding sequence GTGATTGCAAGAGCATTCGGGCTGAACCGGACGTACTGTTACAGTTTGCTGAAGCCGCCTGTGCCAAAACCGAAGCGGCCTTCTGTGGACAAGGACGCTCTGGTCAAACAGTGGATTCGGAAACTGTGCGAAGAATTCCCCACGTACGGATACCGGCGAATCCAAGTCATGCTGCGTCGCCGATACAACCTGCGGGTGAACCATAAGCGGGTGTACCGGTTGATGAAGGAAATGGGGCTGCTGGTGAAAACTCCGAGGCGGGGCGCTTCACGAGCGAAACGGCGAGGGAAGATACCGGTCACCAGGTCCAACGAGCATTTCCAGTGCGACATGACGAAGGTGTGGTGTGGGAAAGACGGCTGGGGATATCTGTTTGCCGTGATTGATGCTTATGACCGGGAGATTGTGGGGTACTCGTTTTCCCGGTTCTGCCGTACAGAGGACCTGCTGAAGGCTGTGGATATGGCACTGAACTATCGCTTCCCGAACGGCGTTCAAGGTGCCGGTTTGACATTGCGAACCGACAATGGCTGCCAGATGACGAGTCGACGGTTCATTCAAGCGATGAAGGCCTGCCAAATCAACCACGAGCGGACGGGTTACAACAACCCCGATGCTGACGGATACATCGAGCGATTCTTCCGGTCGCTGAAGGAGGAGGAGGTCTGGCTGCAAGAATACAGCAGCTTTACCGAGGCGAAAGCGGCGATCGAGTCATACATTCACTTTTACAACACGGACCGACCTCATTCCGCACTAGGTTATCGGTCACCGTCGGAATTCAGAAACTGGAAAATGCAACAGAACGCAGCGTGA
- the hpaD gene encoding 3,4-dihydroxyphenylacetate 2,3-dioxygenase, which produces MAYDPFHILRCAHAELHVTNLERSRAFYDMLGFVVTEETPNQLFLRGVEERVHHSLVLTQADVPTVAHLSFRVESDDDLENLYEFYVKRGCRPRWREAGEERGQGRALLVQDPFGFPVEYFAQMEQVQSYHQLYHLHRGGAVRRIDHFNCFMPDFDNAFTFWTKEMGFVLTEYVESDDEPREMSAAWLHKKPSVHDLAMMKGDGPRVHHVGFWMEDMTSIIRVCDILGGAALHEHIERGPGRHGISNAFFLYLRDPDGHRIELYTSDYLTIDPDMEPIRWSSTDPRRQTLWGHKTPDSWWQEASAVLDLETGRPFDQQAAGGVERLKDFIK; this is translated from the coding sequence ATGGCGTACGATCCATTTCACATTCTCCGCTGTGCGCACGCGGAGCTGCATGTGACCAATCTGGAAAGGTCCCGCGCGTTTTACGACATGCTGGGGTTTGTGGTGACCGAGGAGACGCCGAACCAACTCTTTCTGCGCGGTGTGGAGGAACGGGTGCACCACAGCCTGGTGTTGACCCAGGCGGATGTGCCAACCGTGGCCCATCTCAGCTTCCGCGTGGAAAGCGACGACGACCTGGAGAACCTCTATGAATTTTATGTGAAACGAGGCTGCCGGCCGCGCTGGCGCGAGGCGGGCGAAGAGCGCGGGCAGGGGCGGGCGCTGCTCGTGCAGGACCCGTTCGGGTTCCCCGTCGAGTATTTTGCGCAGATGGAGCAGGTTCAGTCCTACCATCAACTCTATCACTTGCACCGCGGCGGGGCCGTGCGCCGAATCGATCATTTCAACTGCTTCATGCCCGACTTCGACAACGCATTTACGTTTTGGACGAAGGAGATGGGCTTCGTTCTGACCGAGTACGTCGAGTCCGACGATGAGCCGCGCGAAATGTCAGCCGCTTGGCTGCACAAAAAGCCGAGCGTTCACGACCTGGCGATGATGAAGGGCGACGGTCCGCGGGTGCACCACGTGGGGTTCTGGATGGAGGACATGACCAGCATCATCCGCGTCTGTGACATTCTAGGCGGCGCTGCGCTGCACGAACACATCGAGCGGGGACCCGGGCGCCATGGCATCTCCAACGCCTTCTTTCTGTACCTCCGTGACCCAGACGGGCACCGCATCGAACTGTACACGAGCGATTACTTGACCATCGATCCCGATATGGAACCGATTCGCTGGAGCAGCACCGACCCACGGCGGCAAACGCTGTGGGGACACAAAACGCCAGACAGCTGGTGGCAGGAAGCGTCGGCGGTGTTGGACCTGGAGACGGGCCGCCCGTTCGACCAGCAGGCGGCCGGCGGCGTGGAACGGCTGAAGGATTTCATAAAATGA
- the hpaI gene encoding 2,4-dihydroxyhept-2-ene-1,7-dioic acid aldolase, producing the protein MTEKFRGSIVPLVTPFLENGEIDEKTFRDLIEWQIDSGSHGISCAGTTGEPSSLTLEEREYLMEVAVDQVKGRVPTVLGTGSTNHAETLRLTKHAEKIGVDAALVIVPYYNKPSQEGLYRHFREVADSVDIPIIIYNIPGRTGVNMEPSTMARLRRDCKNIIGVKESNKNFEQVSHVLHQVGRDFLVYSGIELLCYPMLALGGAGHVSATANLMPREVADLYNFVAQGKWKEAMDLHYYLLELNEALFWETNPGPLKACMGMTGQIRPVVRSPLALPSDEMQTKLRGVLEKYGLLK; encoded by the coding sequence ATGACGGAGAAGTTTCGTGGTTCAATTGTCCCGTTGGTGACCCCGTTTCTGGAGAATGGGGAAATTGATGAAAAGACGTTCCGGGACCTCATTGAGTGGCAGATTGACAGCGGAAGCCACGGCATCTCCTGCGCCGGAACGACTGGGGAGCCCAGTTCACTCACTCTGGAAGAGCGCGAATACTTGATGGAAGTGGCGGTCGACCAGGTCAAGGGCCGCGTCCCTACCGTGCTGGGCACCGGATCGACGAACCACGCGGAAACCTTGCGCTTGACCAAGCACGCGGAGAAAATCGGGGTCGACGCGGCACTGGTGATTGTGCCTTACTACAACAAGCCCTCCCAGGAAGGTCTGTACCGCCACTTCCGGGAGGTGGCGGACTCCGTCGACATCCCGATTATCATTTACAACATCCCCGGCCGCACCGGGGTCAACATGGAGCCGTCCACGATGGCGCGTCTTCGCCGGGATTGTAAGAACATCATCGGCGTCAAAGAGTCCAATAAGAACTTCGAGCAGGTCAGCCACGTCCTGCATCAAGTGGGCAGGGATTTTCTGGTGTATTCCGGCATCGAGCTCTTGTGCTACCCGATGCTGGCGCTCGGAGGCGCGGGGCATGTCAGCGCGACCGCGAACCTGATGCCCCGTGAGGTCGCTGATTTGTATAACTTCGTCGCACAGGGCAAGTGGAAGGAAGCGATGGACCTCCATTACTACCTGCTGGAGTTAAACGAAGCCTTGTTCTGGGAGACAAACCCAGGTCCGCTCAAGGCCTGTATGGGGATGACCGGACAGATTCGGCCGGTGGTCCGCAGTCCGCTTGCGTTGCCGTCCGACGAGATGCAGACGAAGCTGCGCGGTGTCCTGGAGAAGTACGGTTTGTTGAAGTAA
- a CDS encoding fumarylacetoacetate hydrolase family protein, whose protein sequence is MERATLKLRGAAQRHAAAVDTARRAVEWNGAWVPVSQLSLDVPVSGTVYGTLLNYQGALAALGGAVHEPPYQEPPKAPILYIKPANTHIACGMPIPCPHGVDALEMGAALGIVMGRPATRVPPSEALSYVHGYTIVNDVSIPHASYYRPAIREKARDGFCPIGPWVVHREAVPNPDDVGIRVYVNRELRQENTTRNLIRAVPQLIADVTEFMTLSAGDVLLVGVPEGAPLAAVGDTVRIEIDHIGALQNAIVPEQAQAMGVRA, encoded by the coding sequence ATGGAGCGCGCAACGCTGAAGCTTCGGGGAGCAGCGCAGCGGCACGCCGCCGCGGTCGACACGGCGAGACGGGCGGTCGAGTGGAACGGCGCATGGGTGCCAGTGTCGCAGCTCTCCCTGGACGTACCCGTGTCGGGCACCGTTTACGGGACCTTGCTCAACTACCAGGGGGCGCTGGCGGCCCTCGGCGGCGCGGTTCACGAGCCGCCGTACCAGGAGCCGCCCAAAGCGCCGATTCTGTATATCAAACCGGCAAACACGCACATTGCCTGCGGCATGCCGATTCCTTGTCCGCACGGCGTGGACGCCTTGGAAATGGGCGCTGCGCTCGGCATCGTGATGGGCCGGCCTGCGACGCGCGTGCCGCCCAGTGAAGCGCTGTCATACGTCCACGGCTACACCATCGTCAACGATGTCAGCATTCCGCACGCCAGCTACTACCGACCCGCCATCCGGGAAAAGGCGCGTGATGGGTTCTGTCCGATTGGCCCCTGGGTCGTTCATCGCGAAGCCGTTCCCAACCCCGACGACGTAGGCATCCGCGTCTATGTGAATCGCGAGCTGCGTCAGGAGAACACCACCCGCAACCTGATTCGCGCGGTCCCGCAGCTGATTGCGGATGTGACAGAATTTATGACGCTCTCCGCGGGCGATGTGCTGCTCGTCGGCGTACCGGAAGGTGCCCCGCTGGCAGCCGTCGGCGACACGGTGCGCATCGAGATCGACCACATTGGCGCCCTCCAGAATGCGATTGTCCCGGAGCAGGCGCAGGCAATGGGGGTGAGGGCATGA
- a CDS encoding transposase yields MPGRKWTVDEKMNIVLEGMMPGANISEVCRRHGVAQSLYYRWREAFLTGGRAGLQSGPSTREQELEKELQEARAKIGELTMQVDVLRKKSNWGRK; encoded by the coding sequence ATGCCGGGACGTAAGTGGACAGTGGACGAGAAGATGAACATCGTGCTCGAGGGCATGATGCCCGGTGCGAATATCAGCGAGGTATGTCGGCGGCATGGCGTGGCCCAGAGTCTGTATTACAGGTGGCGTGAAGCGTTCCTGACTGGTGGACGGGCTGGGCTTCAGTCCGGACCCTCTACGAGGGAGCAGGAGCTGGAGAAAGAGTTGCAGGAGGCTCGGGCTAAGATCGGTGAACTCACGATGCAGGTGGATGTGTTGCGAAAAAAATCGAATTGGGGCCGGAAGTAA
- a CDS encoding DUF6431 domain-containing protein, producing MSQFYTIPFPNVESYLRFCEDPALDRVRPPSCDRCGHIVLHGHGSYVRSVWAEEKSWRIQVFRFRCANPDCRRTCSVLPSFVGRYERFVWDVQELVCTMRMMSNPWRKQRRSFLYWPQSQPRQKGWVKMK from the coding sequence ATGTCCCAATTTTATACCATTCCCTTTCCTAACGTCGAGTCCTATTTGCGATTTTGTGAGGATCCCGCCCTGGATCGGGTGCGTCCCCCGTCCTGTGATCGTTGCGGGCATATCGTCCTGCATGGTCATGGCAGCTATGTCCGGAGTGTGTGGGCAGAGGAGAAGTCTTGGCGTATTCAGGTGTTTCGGTTCCGATGCGCAAATCCGGATTGCCGTCGAACATGCAGTGTATTGCCGAGCTTCGTCGGTCGTTATGAGCGATTTGTCTGGGATGTTCAAGAACTCGTCTGTACCATGCGGATGATGAGCAATCCCTGGAGGAAGCAGCGAAGGTCCTTCCTATACTGGCCCCAGAGTCAACCCAGACAGAAGGGATGGGTTAAGATGAAGTAG
- the hpaE gene encoding 5-carboxymethyl-2-hydroxymuconate semialdehyde dehydrogenase has protein sequence MSGPYQYDIQPAKHFINGEFVDGLAGRTFETINPTTNQVITTVAEGFAEDIDRAVEAAYRAFHEGPWHDMKTKDRAELMIAIAEGLEKNGEELAYIETLDTGLPISQARGQAARAAANFRFFAEMATRMTGETYPVDNHFLNYTTRKPVGVAGLITPWNTPLMLATWKIAPCLATGNTAVLKPAEWSPLTATKLAAIIRDAGVPNGVFNIVHGFGETAGASLVAHPKVSLISFTGETTTGQEIMRNGASTLKRFSMELGGKSPVIVFADADLDRALDAVVFGIFSLNGERCTAGSRLFIERSIKDEFEARLKERVAKIRVGDPFDPATEVGSLIHKEHCSRVKEYIRIGQEEGAVIAASGDVPAQFANGNFVAPTLFVNVTNDMRIAQEEIFGPVLVSIPFDTEAEAVQLANDVKYGLASYVWTNDLTRAHRVADQIEAGMVWVNSQNVRDLRTPFGGSKYSGIGREGGHYSFEFYTELKTVHVAMGSHAIPKFGAGK, from the coding sequence GTGAGTGGACCGTACCAGTACGACATTCAGCCGGCCAAGCACTTCATCAACGGGGAGTTTGTCGACGGATTGGCAGGCCGGACGTTTGAAACGATCAATCCGACGACCAATCAAGTCATCACCACGGTGGCGGAAGGTTTCGCTGAAGACATCGACCGGGCTGTCGAAGCGGCGTACCGCGCGTTCCACGAAGGTCCGTGGCATGACATGAAGACCAAAGACCGTGCCGAGCTGATGATTGCCATCGCGGAAGGACTCGAAAAGAACGGCGAGGAACTGGCGTACATCGAGACACTCGACACGGGCCTGCCGATTTCCCAGGCGCGCGGTCAGGCAGCGCGGGCGGCCGCGAACTTCCGCTTCTTCGCAGAAATGGCGACGCGCATGACAGGCGAGACCTACCCGGTTGACAACCACTTCCTCAACTACACCACGCGCAAACCCGTCGGTGTCGCAGGATTAATCACCCCGTGGAACACGCCGCTGATGCTCGCCACGTGGAAAATCGCGCCTTGTCTCGCCACGGGGAACACCGCCGTTCTGAAGCCGGCGGAGTGGTCTCCGTTGACCGCCACCAAGCTGGCCGCCATCATCCGCGACGCGGGTGTGCCAAACGGCGTCTTCAACATTGTGCACGGATTCGGCGAAACCGCAGGGGCGTCGCTGGTTGCCCATCCGAAGGTATCCCTCATTTCGTTCACCGGTGAGACCACCACCGGGCAGGAAATCATGCGCAACGGCGCATCGACCCTCAAACGCTTCTCCATGGAGCTCGGCGGAAAGTCGCCGGTGATTGTGTTCGCAGATGCCGATCTCGACCGTGCCCTCGACGCGGTGGTGTTCGGGATTTTTTCGCTGAACGGTGAGCGCTGCACGGCCGGATCGCGCCTGTTCATCGAGCGCTCCATCAAAGACGAATTCGAGGCCCGGCTGAAGGAGCGCGTGGCGAAGATTCGCGTCGGCGACCCGTTTGACCCAGCGACGGAAGTGGGCTCATTGATTCACAAGGAGCACTGCAGCCGCGTCAAGGAATACATCCGCATCGGGCAGGAGGAAGGCGCCGTTATCGCGGCGAGCGGGGACGTCCCGGCACAATTCGCCAACGGCAACTTCGTGGCGCCGACCTTGTTTGTGAATGTGACCAACGACATGCGCATTGCGCAGGAAGAAATCTTTGGACCAGTCCTCGTCAGTATTCCGTTCGACACCGAAGCAGAGGCGGTCCAGCTGGCGAACGATGTGAAGTACGGGCTGGCGTCTTATGTGTGGACGAACGACCTGACGCGTGCGCACCGCGTGGCGGACCAGATTGAGGCCGGCATGGTGTGGGTGAACTCGCAGAATGTCCGCGACCTGCGGACCCCGTTCGGCGGTTCTAAATACAGCGGCATCGGGCGCGAAGGCGGCCACTACAGCTTTGAGTTCTACACCGAACTGAAGACCGTGCACGTGGCGATGGGATCGCATGCCATTCCGAAGTTCGGCGCGGGGAAGTGA
- a CDS encoding IS110 family RNA-guided transposase, which translates to MMEAILERCAGLDVHQESVVACVLTGPLDRSPKSETRTFGTMVEDLLALADWLNESGCTHVTMESTGVYWKPVWNVLEAFDFELLLANAHHIKNLPGRKTDMKDAEWIAKLLRSGLIEGSFVPSQETRDLRDLTRYRKKLVQDATSEKNRIHRLLQDANIKLTTHMSDIFGVSGRILLQKLIDGEVITLEFLDSEMKGALRSKSAKLLQSLNGRFRRHHRDMLRFSYEHLQFIERAILEVELEIRAHITDKQEAFDLITTIPGINENAAAIILAEIGTDMDQFGGDKQLAAWAGLSPGNHESAGKKNGSGHGAETAL; encoded by the coding sequence ATGATGGAAGCGATCCTCGAACGATGCGCCGGGCTAGACGTCCACCAGGAATCCGTAGTTGCATGTGTACTTACGGGTCCGTTGGACCGTTCCCCTAAGTCTGAGACCCGAACGTTTGGCACGATGGTGGAGGACCTACTGGCGCTGGCAGATTGGCTGAACGAAAGCGGCTGTACGCATGTCACCATGGAGAGCACGGGGGTCTATTGGAAACCCGTATGGAATGTGCTCGAGGCCTTCGACTTTGAGTTACTCCTCGCAAACGCGCACCACATCAAGAATCTCCCTGGTCGCAAGACAGACATGAAAGACGCAGAGTGGATTGCCAAACTTCTTCGGTCTGGTCTCATTGAAGGTAGCTTTGTCCCCTCCCAAGAAACGCGCGACTTACGAGACCTCACTCGGTATCGAAAGAAGCTCGTCCAGGATGCGACCTCGGAGAAAAACCGCATTCACAGACTCCTACAGGATGCCAACATTAAGTTAACCACGCACATGTCAGACATCTTCGGAGTGTCCGGACGAATCCTACTCCAGAAGCTCATCGATGGTGAAGTCATTACACTGGAGTTCCTGGACTCGGAGATGAAAGGCGCTCTACGGAGCAAATCTGCCAAATTACTGCAATCACTCAACGGACGTTTTCGCCGACACCACCGGGACATGCTGCGATTTTCTTATGAGCATCTCCAGTTCATTGAAAGAGCTATTCTCGAAGTCGAGCTAGAGATCCGTGCTCATATAACGGACAAGCAGGAGGCTTTTGACCTCATCACGACCATACCCGGGATTAACGAGAATGCGGCTGCCATCATTCTAGCTGAGATTGGCACTGACATGGACCAGTTCGGTGGTGACAAACAATTGGCAGCTTGGGCAGGCCTCAGTCCAGGAAATCATGAGAGTGCGGGTAAAAAAAACGGGTCAGGTCACGGAGCGGAAACAGCGCTCTAA
- a CDS encoding IclR family transcriptional regulator: MRNIQMESIRAIDRAIDVLNAFSQQTPELSIDQIAAATRIPRATVYRILYTLERRGLIQFDEQALTYRLGFQLMAYGSLVASTIDLRREAVGPLLTLHEQIRQNVRLAVRQQDTLVYIFRKENPEGLKVASLEGLTRPLVFGAFGAVTLAHLDDAEVNRLLAEPIPQFTPHTVTDAAVVRERLARIRAEGVFAETDEAILGVTGIAAPVFRADGAFVAAAGIDGPSVHLAGADLQRAKALVKAAAASISSKLGYPPGHSS; this comes from the coding sequence GTGCGAAACATCCAAATGGAATCCATCCGGGCCATCGATCGCGCCATTGACGTGCTAAACGCCTTTTCTCAGCAAACCCCGGAGCTTTCCATCGACCAAATCGCGGCCGCGACCCGCATTCCCCGGGCAACGGTGTACCGCATTCTCTACACCTTGGAGCGCCGGGGCCTGATTCAGTTTGACGAGCAAGCCCTCACCTACCGCCTCGGCTTTCAACTGATGGCGTACGGCAGTCTCGTCGCCTCGACCATCGACCTGCGGCGGGAGGCGGTCGGTCCCTTACTGACCCTGCATGAGCAAATCCGGCAGAACGTCCGGCTCGCGGTTCGCCAACAGGACACGCTCGTGTACATCTTTCGGAAGGAAAATCCGGAAGGCCTAAAAGTGGCGTCGCTGGAAGGACTCACCCGGCCGCTTGTATTCGGCGCCTTCGGGGCCGTCACCCTGGCGCACCTCGACGACGCCGAAGTGAACCGCCTGCTTGCAGAGCCCATCCCGCAATTCACGCCGCACACCGTGACCGATGCAGCGGTGGTGCGGGAACGGCTCGCGCGCATCCGCGCGGAGGGCGTGTTCGCGGAAACCGACGAGGCGATTCTCGGCGTCACCGGCATCGCGGCTCCTGTGTTTCGGGCTGATGGCGCGTTTGTCGCGGCGGCCGGGATCGACGGACCGTCCGTTCATCTCGCCGGCGCCGACCTTCAGCGAGCCAAAGCGCTAGTCAAAGCGGCGGCTGCCAGCATCTCCAGCAAACTCGGGTATCCCCCCGGGCACTCGTCCTAG